A segment of the Spiroplasma helicoides genome:
CATCACCTAATTTTGTTGATTCACCTTTGGCTCCTTTAGTTTTAACATATTTGCTATCTTTTCCTTTAATATCAAGCATTTTTTGGGCTGCTTCTTCATATGAATTTGCTGATTGTTTTTTGTATTTTTTCATCATTAATAGGTGGATTAAGATACCAACTCCTAATGAAGCACCAATTGATCCTAAGATTCCTAAATATACTCCAGCATAGTTCAATGCCTCAGATTTAATAAAGATTGATATAGCAACAATTGATCCTGGTGATGCTGGTGCAATTAATCCTGCATCGAATGCTTGAAATATTGCATCTCCAACCAATCCACCAGCAATTAATGCAACTAACATTTCAATTTTCATCAAAATGAATGGGAAGTAAACTTCATGAATACCTCCAAAGAAATGTATAATTGAAGCTCCTGCTGCATTACCTCTTTGTTTTTTATCAAAAATCATAAATGCTATCAATGCTCCTAAACCAGGTCCTGGGTTAGCTTCTAATAAGAATAAGATTGATTTTCCAGCATCTCTAGCAGCTGCAGTTCCTATAGCTGTTAAAACCCCGTGGTTTATAGCATTGTTTAAGAAGAATATTTTAGCGGGTTCAATAATTAAAGCTGCTAAGAAGATTAATTTATGACCAATTAAGAATGCAACTGCTTCTCCTAGTGCTCATGTAATAGCATTAAAAACATAAGGCATTCCATAAAAAGCTCCAACACCTAATCCAAATGCTAAGAAACCCATAACAAAGTTGTTAACAAGCATTTCAAATCCTTGTTTAATTCTTCCTTCTAATAATTTGTCAATTCCTTTTAAAACTCCAGCAGCTGCTGGGCCTACAGCCATTGCTGATAGAAACTGAGGCGCAGCTTTACCACTATCACCAGGATTATAAATATTTCCAACAACTACCGCAAATACAACAAAGGCACCAATAAATCCACCTCTGTCTTTATGCACTAATCTACCAGCATTGAATCCTATCAAAATTGGTATTAAAAACTGAATAACATTACCAACTATATAATCTTCTATCGCTTTAACAGGTGTTCAACCTTTTTCAATAAAAAATGCTGTTAGTAAACCTCATGCGATCATTAATCCAATAATTGGCATGATCATTGAACTTAATCAACCCCCAAATTTTTGGATACGACGCATGGCTGTTCTATTGTTGAAATTATTTTTTAAAAATAGTTTGAACTTATTATTAGTTTCTTTTTCATTTAACTCTTTTATAATTTCGTCCATAATATCGACTCCTTTCACTATCATTATTTCTTATTTATTATATGTTTTAAATAGGGGCAAAAAATTTTTTTGTCTTATTGCTAGACAAAAAAGTAATTTAACTTTATCTCAATATTTAAGCATCTTTTAATAAAAAAAACTTATAAAAAAAAGTTAATTTATATTAAAATATATATGTAAAGAAGTGATTAAATTGAAAAAAGTGTTCGGGATTCTTTTATCAATTTCAGTAGTTGTTTTCGCATCTAGTTACGCAATAAGTTGTGACTCATTTTTATTAAATGATGTTCCTAATCAACCTTCATCACAACAAGAAGCGCAAACTCAATACAAAACTGAAAGTGATCTTTTGAGTACTTATAAACAAAAAAACTCTGTTAAAGAGTATTTGGAAAATATAAGTGTAGCAAATGATCAAAAAGAAAATACAGAATTAGAAAAAAAAATGCGTCTTGATAAAGATGTTCAAAATTATATTAAACAAGATTATTTAGTATCTTCATGAAGCTTTAAAGTTGAAGTTTTTAGTTCATATCAAGGAAAACAACCAGATAATCCAACTAGCTCAACTTATAAAAGTTTATTAGAGACTTATAATATGGTGAATAAAGAAGAAGATGAAAGTGATTTTAGTAGCTCTTCAAAATTTAAATTAAATTGTATGTATGAAAGTAGTAAAAGTTATATAAAAAAACTTTTTATCAATTTTGTTCAAGAAAAACCACAATAGACTTACAAAGGAGTATTTATGAATTTAAACCATCTAAAAAAAGGTGATTGTATAGCTATTGTTAGTTTATCTAGTGGAATATTAGGAGAACAATTTTGTAAATATCAATTAGAAATTGGTATTCGAAGACTTGAAAATATGGGATTAAAAGTTAAATTTATGAACAATTCTTTACAAGGTGATGAATTTATTAAAAACAACCCAGAAAAAAGAGCAGAAGACCTTAAACAAGCTTTTTTAGACAAAGAAGTCAAAATAATTATGAGTGCTATTGGCGGGGATGACAGTTTTAAATTGATACCTTTTTTATACAATGATCAATTTAAAGAAATAGTGATGAAAAACCCAAAGATATTTATTGGCTATTCTGATACAACTAATATGCATCTAATGCTTAACAAAATAGGTCTAAAAACTTATTATGGTCATGCATTTTTAACCGATATTGCAGAATTTGATGTAAATATGCTTGATTATTCATATAATTCATTTTTAGAGTTATTTAACATAACACAAGAATATGAAATAAAATCAGCAGATATTTGGTTTGAAGAAAGAAAAAATTGAAATAAAGAACAAATAAATACTCCAAGAACTGCACACAAAGAAAAAGATGGTCATATTTTTATTAACTGTGAAAATAAAATTATTGAAGGTGAATTGTATGGTGGTTGTTTAGAAAGTATTTATTCAATATTAACGGGTGATAGATATAAAGAACAAAAAGAAGTTTTTGAAAAGTATCAAATATTACCTGACGAAATAGAGTGAAAGTCAAAAGTACTTTTTATTGAAACTAGTGAAGAAAAACCAAACAAAGCAAAATTAATAGAACTATTAAAAGCTTTAGAAGAAAAAAATATTTTTAAAAATATAAAAGCACTTTTAGTTGGTAAACCCCAAGATAATACATACTTTGATGATTATATTTTCGTATTTAAGCAATTAGCAAAAAAATATAACTTACCAATTGTATTTAATTTGAACTTTGGTCATAGTTATCCAAAGTTTATAATTTCATATAAAAGTTGTATTTTGATTGACTCAGTCAAAAATAAATTGACTATTAAAAACTTTATTTAATTATTTAAATTGATTTTTTAAATATTTTATATCTAAGAATAGAGCATATTTTTAGTATAAAATATATTAGTATATAGGAGAAATTTTATGAAAAAATTATTGATGACACTAAGTTCTTTAACAATTGCATTATCATCAACAACCTCACTTGTTGCTTGTAACAAAGGAGACAATAGTGGAGGTACTGGACTTGATGTTTCAAAATTAAGTGATTATGATTGAACTCAAGATGAACCTAATTTTGTTGGATATGCTAATTTAAACAAAATCGAAAAACCTGCACAATTTGATTCTACTGGTAATATTGATGTAAAAAAACAAGCTAGTTATGTAAATTATGCAGAATTTAACACAGGTTTTAAAACTAGTGGAGATGTAAAAAAACAAGGAACCACTGGAACACCACTAAACTCTCACTTTTTACCAAATGGTAACTATAAAACTGCAACTAGACAAGTTCCAGCACCTGAGGTATATGATCAAGAAAACAGTATACTAGACTGATCTGTTAATAATGACAGAGATGCAAAATATAACATTTCTAGAATTCCACTTCAAAAAGTTACAAAAACAGCTAAAAAATGAGTAAGTTCACAAAATAAAAACATAAAAGAATTAAATATGGGTGTTATGACTGAACATACTTCTTTAGCAACAACAATTGTAGGAAGTAACAATGCATATGAAAAAACTACTAATAATTATCAATATACAGATGTAACAGTTGCATGAGCTGGTGCTTATGATGAAGGTATTTTAATCCCTCCAGCAGCAAATGAAATTCAAAAAGCACATATTAATGGAACTAAAATTTTAGGAAATATATTTTTAGATGGATTTCATGGTTTAAAAAAACCAATACTTAGAGACTTTCTTAAAAAAGACTCAAATGATAACTATTTAATTGTTGATAAATTAATTGATATGGCAGTTAATTATAATTTTGATGGTTGATTTTGAAATAATGAACCAAATGGGGAACTTCCTAATGGAACAGTACTTGATTATAAAGTAACCATTGAAATAATGAAACAATGAAATGAAAAAGTAAAAAAATCAAGTGATGAAAAAGTAAAAAATTTAATACTATATAGTTACAAAAATTATGGTTCATTAGGACTTAATGAAGATACAGGTTATACACCATCTGATCCAGAGGCTGTTGAATTATACAAAAATAGTGACGCATATTTAAGTGATTTTGGTCATAATGTAAATGATCAACTAAACTTTTTTGAACACAATAACATAAAACCTGAAGCAATCAACAAATTATTCAATATGTACAATGTTGGAGAATGAAGAGGATCAAATCAATTTTATGATGAAAATGTTATTGGTACATATGATGTAAAAAATCTTGCTTACAAATACAGTAAAGAGAATAACAATTATAATAATCACGATCAAGTTTATACATATGATTATGCTAAAGAAGATGTTGGAGAAAGTGCACCTATAGCAAGTTCTGTTTCAATGTTCGCTTCAGCAACACCAAATGATATTGCAGCTAAATTAGTAAATAAAATAACAGATTCAAAAGTTTCTGGAATTGATAAACAAGTATTAAAACTAATGTACACAAATTACTATGAAGATATGCTTTATACTGGAAGACACAGATCAATTTCAGAAGATGATTTTGGAGTTGTAACAAGAGGTGGAGCACTTAATACATTTAACTCAGATAATAAAGTGAGTTATGGAATGGGAAACATTGTTCAAGAAAATACAGTTTTAAATGATGAGAATGAAAGTTTCTTTACAAACTTCTCAACAGGAAATGGAAGACAATTTGCTTCTTTAAATAAAGATGGATCAATTACTTCTTTAGATGATTACACATGATCAAACTACAATATCGCTGATGCTTTACCAACTTATAAATGATTAATAACTGATAAAGACGGAAAACAAGTTGATTGACAAAAAGTTGGAGGATTTTATGATTATTATAATCCATACTTAAAAGGTAACTCAATTAGCTTAGGTAGTGATTTTGATAAAACTAATGGAAAAGTGCAAGACTTTAATTTAGGTTCAACAAGTGATTCATATGATTGATGAATTATGGGAGCAAATTACTCAAAAAACAAGAAAAAAGATGTTGAATTTATGGTGAAAACATCAGGTGATGTTAAAACTAGTGACTTAAAAGTTGTTTATGATACAGATAAATCTGAAGATACAAAAGTTGCTTCGGCAAATCTTGCTACAGTTGATAAAGTTAATTCAAAAGCAGAAGATCAAAATGGTTGATATAAAGTTAAAGCGACAATTGATTCAAGTGACACTATTTCAAAAATTGGATTAAGATTTAATGGTGGAAAAGGTAGTGTTAAAA
Coding sequences within it:
- a CDS encoding endo-beta-N-acetylglucosaminidase → MKKLLMTLSSLTIALSSTTSLVACNKGDNSGGTGLDVSKLSDYDWTQDEPNFVGYANLNKIEKPAQFDSTGNIDVKKQASYVNYAEFNTGFKTSGDVKKQGTTGTPLNSHFLPNGNYKTATRQVPAPEVYDQENSILDWSVNNDRDAKYNISRIPLQKVTKTAKKWVSSQNKNIKELNMGVMTEHTSLATTIVGSNNAYEKTTNNYQYTDVTVAWAGAYDEGILIPPAANEIQKAHINGTKILGNIFLDGFHGLKKPILRDFLKKDSNDNYLIVDKLIDMAVNYNFDGWFWNNEPNGELPNGTVLDYKVTIEIMKQWNEKVKKSSDEKVKNLILYSYKNYGSLGLNEDTGYTPSDPEAVELYKNSDAYLSDFGHNVNDQLNFFEHNNIKPEAINKLFNMYNVGEWRGSNQFYDENVIGTYDVKNLAYKYSKENNNYNNHDQVYTYDYAKEDVGESAPIASSVSMFASATPNDIAAKLVNKITDSKVSGIDKQVLKLMYTNYYEDMLYTGRHRSISEDDFGVVTRGGALNTFNSDNKVSYGMGNIVQENTVLNDENESFFTNFSTGNGRQFASLNKDGSITSLDDYTWSNYNIADALPTYKWLITDKDGKQVDWQKVGGFYDYYNPYLKGNSISLGSDFDKTNGKVQDFNLGSTSDSYDWWIMGANYSKNKKKDVEFMVKTSGDVKTSDLKVVYDTDKSEDTKVASANLATVDKVNSKAEDQNGWYKVKATIDSSDTISKIGLRFNGGKGSVKIGQMKVTNSGQSGLVNSDLPTSVESELQIKRQSGVNNYRLNFSDFLKEDDLYSYYEIYADYDGKMVRISESNKKDHYIKNLNWDCKNLYIKLVNNSTQTVKWMNLSL
- a CDS encoding S66 family peptidase; protein product: MNLNHLKKGDCIAIVSLSSGILGEQFCKYQLEIGIRRLENMGLKVKFMNNSLQGDEFIKNNPEKRAEDLKQAFLDKEVKIIMSAIGGDDSFKLIPFLYNDQFKEIVMKNPKIFIGYSDTTNMHLMLNKIGLKTYYGHAFLTDIAEFDVNMLDYSYNSFLELFNITQEYEIKSADIWFEERKNWNKEQINTPRTAHKEKDGHIFINCENKIIEGELYGGCLESIYSILTGDRYKEQKEVFEKYQILPDEIEWKSKVLFIETSEEKPNKAKLIELLKALEEKNIFKNIKALLVGKPQDNTYFDDYIFVFKQLAKKYNLPIVFNLNFGHSYPKFIISYKSCILIDSVKNKLTIKNFI
- a CDS encoding PTS mannitol transporter subunit IICB (CmtA with CmtB possibly forms the mannitol-like permease component of the cryptic mannitol phosphotransferase system, which phosphorylates and transports various carbohydrates and polyhydric alcohols in Escherichia coli; cytoplasmic protein) produces the protein MDEIIKELNEKETNNKFKLFLKNNFNNRTAMRRIQKFGGWLSSMIMPIIGLMIAWGLLTAFFIEKGWTPVKAIEDYIVGNVIQFLIPILIGFNAGRLVHKDRGGFIGAFVVFAVVVGNIYNPGDSGKAAPQFLSAMAVGPAAAGVLKGIDKLLEGRIKQGFEMLVNNFVMGFLAFGLGVGAFYGMPYVFNAITWALGEAVAFLIGHKLIFLAALIIEPAKIFFLNNAINHGVLTAIGTAAARDAGKSILFLLEANPGPGLGALIAFMIFDKKQRGNAAGASIIHFFGGIHEVYFPFILMKIEMLVALIAGGLVGDAIFQAFDAGLIAPASPGSIVAISIFIKSEALNYAGVYLGILGSIGASLGVGILIHLLMMKKYKKQSANSYEEAAQKMLDIKGKDSKYVKTKGAKGESTKLGDVKTIIFACEAGMGSSAMGASVLRKKLKEAHIDIKVVNFPVKELPEDAQYVITQEQLSNYAKQKAPNAIHKSIQNFLDKAFYDKIVIEFSEQNGVPNNEERKTT